A region from the Rosa rugosa chromosome 6, drRosRugo1.1, whole genome shotgun sequence genome encodes:
- the LOC133714828 gene encoding delta(8)-fatty-acid desaturase 2-like, whose protein sequence is MEEKMEVEKKYITVEELKLHNKPGDLWISIQGKIYNVSDWVHDHPGGAAILYDLGGQDVTDGFMAYHPSTVWKRLGKYFNGYHLKDFEMSEASKDYRKLHAEITQMGLFENKGHGALYNITTIVVLLNLVVYGVLKSDSVLVHFVCAVMLGILWIMGAYMGHDAGHYQVMSSRKWNQVIQVLAGNCLTGISIAWWKWTHNAHHIACNSLDYDPDLQHMPVFAVSTKFFHSITSVFYGRKLDFDHVARFLVSHQHFTYYPIMIVGRVNLFIQTFLLLLSKRSIPNRTMNIMGILVFWTWFPLLVMCLPSWSERVMFVLVSFAVTALQHIQFTLNHFSGDTYLGPPTGNDWFEKQTAGTIDISCSKYMDWFFGGLQFQLEHHLFPRLPRCQLRTVSPTVKELCKKHNLPHRSLSFWDANVTTIRVLRKAALQAWDMTLPVPKNLAWEAINTHG, encoded by the coding sequence ATGGAGGAGAAAATGGAGGTTGAGAAGAAGTATATTACTGTTGAGGAGCTGAAGCTGCACAACAAGCCTGGGGACCTATGGATCTCTATCCAGGGCAAGATTTACAATGTCTCAGATTGGGTTCATGATCACCCAGGTGGAGCTGCCATTTTGTATGATTTGGGTGGCCAAGATGTTACTGATGGATTCATGGCATACCATCCTAGCACTGTGTGGAAGCGCCTAGGGAAGTACTTCAATGGGTATCATCTCAAGGATTTCGAGATGTCAGAGGCGTCCAAGGACTATAGGAAGCTTCATGCTGAGATTACGCAGATGGGTTTGTTCGAAAACAAAGGGCATGGGGCTCTTTACAATATTACAACTATTGTTGTTTTGCTTAACCTTGTTGTGTATGGTGTGTTGAAGTCTGATAGTGTGTTGGTCCATTTTGTTTGTGCTGTGATGTTGGGGATCTTGTGGATTATGGGTGCTTATATGGGTCATGATGCGGGTCATTACCAAGTCATGTCAAGCCGTAAGTGGAACCAAGTTATTCAGGTTCTGGCTGGGAATTGCCTTACTGGGATTAGCATTGCTTGGTGGAAATGGACTCACAACGCACATCATATTGCCTGCAACAGCCTGGATTATGATCCTGATCTTCAACACATGCCGGTCTTTGCAGTGTCGACAAAGTTCTTTCATTCAATTACTTCAGTCTTTTATGGGAGGAAGTTGGATTTTGATCATGTGGCTAGGTTTTTAGTCAGCCATCAGCATTTTACTTATTATCCCATCATGATTGTTGGAAGAGTCAACTTGTTTATTCAGAccttcttgttgttgttgtccAAGAGAAGCATCCCCAATAGGACTATGAACATAATGGGAATCCTTGTTTTCTGGACTTGGTTTCCTCTGCTTGTCATGTGTCTGCCCAGTTGGAGTGAGAGGGTGATGTTCGTGCTTGTGAGCTTTGCAGTGACAGCACTTCAGCACATTCAGTTCACTTTGAACCATTTCTCAGGAGATACTTATCTTGGACCACCAACTGGGAATGATTGGTTCGAGAAGCAGACTGCTGGAACCATTGATATTTCGTGCTCAAAGTACATGGATTGGTTCTTTGGTGGTCTGCAGTTTCAGCTAGAGCACCATTTATTCCCCCGATTACCCCGATGCCAACTGAGGACGGTTTCTCCAACCGTGAAGGAACTATGCAAGAAGCACAATTTGCCTCACAGAAGCTTGTCCTTCTGGGATGCCAATGTGACCACCATTAGGGTTCTCAGGAAAGCTGCCCTGCAGGCTTGGGACATGACCCTTCCTGTTCCGAAGAACTTGGCTTGGGAAGCTATTAATACCCATGGCTAA